The region gagAAATATACAGGTACTTTTTTAtgtcagtaattgattaatattAATGGGAAAAGTACTGgacataagtgaaataatctgccaggggaaagagattttttttgttcaaatattttgtccACTGACATGTTATTTCACCCATagctagaactttttcatcaatgttacGGACGTAAAACAAACTCCTGGATCTTCTTGGAAAGGCACTTATAAGTTAGTTCAAGTTTATAAAGATGTTTGTAGAAGAGAGTAGACCAAAAACtacttcagattttgtttttttgttgttgttttttggcaatGCAAACGAAAGAGTTTTTTTACGCCatttctgtttgggttttgtttgcCTTGCTCTTCGCTGAGCCTTTCGCTAAAGTTCTCAGAGGATTCCTGACGTCCGTCTCCTCAGATATTAACGAGTGTCTGGCGGACAGCCACGACTGCAGCGCCGAGCAGGTTTGCATCAACACAGACGGCTCGTTCCGCTGTCAGCTCAGCTGCCACCCGGGATTCACAATCACAGACGGCGTCATCTGCAAAGGTAAGGAGCCGCGCAAAAAAACTCGAAAATTACGTCTTCATGgaagaatgaaaacatgacaacatTTCTATATATtctataattaaaatatttttttttctttttcagacatAGATGAGTGCGCTCTGGGGAGCCATAACTGTGGAGCGGACTACGTTTGCGTCAACACACCCGGCTCGTTCTACTGCGACCTGAAGGTGGCGTGCAGAGACGGTTTCACTCGGGACGCTTCAGGAAATTGCGTCGGTACGTTTGCTTTGGCTCTCAGTTCAAAGCAGCTCGTGGATTAAAGATGATTCACTCCCAAACTACAGTATTCCTCCCCCACCAGACATCGACGAGTGTCTGCTCCTCACCGACCCGTGCCAACCCGGCCAGCGTTGCGTCAACGCCGTCGGCTCTTTCGTCTGCCTCGGGAACGCCGCCGTCTGTCCGCAGGGTTACCATCCAACCGCGGACGGGACTCGCTGCGACGGTCTGAGTTTAAGTCGTCTGAAGTCTGCCTTCTCTTTCAATTTCCGCCCGTTCAcatcccccccccaccccccctctctctctcgcccTCGCCCCAGACGTGGACGAGTGCCTCGTCACCAGCGTGTGCGGCAGCCACGCCTGCGTGAACCTGGACGGGTCGTACCGCTGCGAGTGCAGAGCGGGCTACCGCTTGAGCAACGCCACCGGAGTCTGCGAAGGTTTTCGCCCGTGTCTCTGGGGGAACTGCTTAGAGGGGAGGCATCTGAGAATAAATGTGAGGGTAATTTGTTGCGCCGTTTTGTGCTCTTCAGATCTCAACGAGTGCAAGCATTACTCCCGGCGACTCTGCGGGCACATATGTGAGAACACGGAGGGATCTTATCAGTGCAGGTGCATATCCGGCTTCAGGCTGGCTCCGGACGGAAGGACCTGCGAAGGTAAGCTCACTGTGACGCAACTAATTTCACATTTCAATTGGCCGACGCACCCATTTCCTTTTTGAGATCCTAAATCATATTATTGCGACAGTTGTTTCTACAGCAACTTTCAGATAAAGAGTTAATTTAACAGAGAAGCAGGCCCTCAGGATTACACGTCCTCTACTTTACCTGACATTAGGCACGAGGTGCTTGTTGCCTAAAAAGCTCAGCCTTAGTCTCATCAGACTAGAACACGTATTCCCAGTTAAAGCACCAGTAGGCGGCAGAAAAGCCTTTTCAGCGAATGGTTAGCAAGTACAATTAGCATGTGCCTTAAAAAAAgtgatataattttttaaaaagttaccatgtgcatttatttgttttgactttgtAGAAGGAATAAATCTTTATGAAAGCAACTTTTTCAGTCAGAGAGTATGCGattctgactgaaataaatattttacatttatttcacttttgacTCTCCCACCGAGTTCGGTGTCTTGTGGCTGAGCTCCGTCTACGTCGCTCGGTCACTGCAGCgttcttttctctccttcagaTATCAACGAGTGTCTGACTGGACGTCACAGCTGCGCCAGCGGTCAGGTTTGCCTCAACACCGAGGGCTCGTTTCACTGCCAGCGCGAAACCGCCTGCAACACCGGCTATAAACTCATGGGCAGCTCATGCCAAGGTGAACAAACCCCTCCCCCAAAAGATTTCTATCCCACATTTAGATTCGTTATCTAAATGTGGGATATCAAAAGTGTTCTTTTCCCACTTGGTGATTTTACAGCCATGTGTTTCAATGTGGGGTTTGTGGGATTTTATGCGACTGAAGAGAtgcaaagtagtgcataattgcaACGTGGCAGGAGAACAATTCCAGtaattttcacaaatgaaaGTCAGAAGCGCTGAGTCAAAACATCGTAGAATCACCTTcagctgaaagtattttttttgtcgcTACCAGATTTGTACTCGGCCTTTATGATGCTGCTTGCTACATTTGATTGCCCTGGATTTCATTCATTCTACCGGATTTTCCAGGCTCCAGGGTAAAGGTCGCATTTGTCAAAAACGTCTGTCACGAAGAGTAAAAAAGCAGCTCCTGAATATAGGACTCAGGATTGGACAAGCTATGGAAAAAAGTGTGACTTATATTCCAGAAAATACAGTATTAATTTAGTCTTATTGGGAAGGGAGTTcgatataaatgcatttttctccaAGGCAAAAACTTATTAATCATTTTGATCCACTCTGCTTTGTATTCATCTATCAAACAAAATCCCTTAATAACTAGACAAAACTTGGGAAAGTtcaagtatattttattttataaagtagTCAATGGATACAGAGACcactatttattaatattctaGCAGCTTGTTAATGAGTTATAGGGTTAGGATTACATCCTGCTCTCACGTAAGAAATAAGAGTTAGACGTTAGCCCTTCTAACAGATATTTCCCTCTGTCAGACATCGATGAGTGCGCTTTGGGGAGACACGACTGTGGGGCAAATTCAGTTTGCGTCAACACGGCCGGCTCGTTCTTCTGCCAGCAAAAGCCGGCGTGCCGAGACGGTTTCACTCTGGACGCCGCCGGCGGCTGCACCGGTACGTTGATCTCTCACACTCCAAGCGAAAGCAACTCCAAGGCTGAGGGTCAGCTCCCTTAATAGTTCCTCTTTTGCTAGACATTGATGAGTGCTCCGCCCACACCAGTCCCTGCCAGCCCAGCCAGGCGTGCGTCAACACGGTGGGCTCCCACAGCTGCCACACTAATGCCGTCACGTGCCCACGAGGGTTTCACCTGAGCGTGAACGGCACACGGTGTGAAGGTAGTTTAAGAAATGCATGGCTGCCCCATTCAGGTCTTCATTTTGCTTatgaatgtttgtttatgtgGGCCTTATAAATAAGGGTTGGGCATTTATagtgaaaaatgtcttaaaaggATTTTGTATTTATCACTGAGTCAATAAGTTTCAATTAATGATGTTGGATAAAAGGCAGATTGTTTtgagatgatttttatttttttttttactattttctccacattGTGTTCCACgagagtatcaataaatatcagaagTAGTCTGATTAAGTGCGATCACGGTGTAAATCACAATTCTTTTTAGAAGTATCtgaagattattattattatttattaataataatgaaaaatgggaatgtttttcaagagcagtatttgtgtttgcgGTGTCATAGCAaccatacagttacctaaaaatgaatttcttttctttctttttttaacataatttgtTGTGGTACTAGTACCACAAAATACTGTCCACCCCGAGCTGATGCAGCAGTTTCATATGATATAAACAACCATATTCTACCTCCATGTTTTCCTGTGAATGGTGTTATgacttttctgattttgtgtctggtgaGTTAAAATACCACAAGACATTTTAGCCAGATTTCTTCTTCACAGAGTTGCTGACGCCATTATTTCTAAAGGCCTCCTAGAATCACTGATTCTGATCCGTTCTCAGTCGCTGCTTGAGatgcttttcaaaatattcattctctgttgtagtttttattgGCGAAAAACTCTGACTTTcaatagtatttatttttattttatttttttttttacttatttatttcaatacagACGTGAATGAGTGTATGGTTGGCAGTAAGTGTGCCAAGCACGTGTGTGTCAACCTGGAAGGACTGTACCGCTGCCAGTGCAGAAGTGGCTACATGTTCAACGCCGTCACCAAACTGTGCGAAGGTACAAAACCAGCAACTGGATTCATTTTTGCTAGATGACTAACAGCTTCTTCATGTGACAGAATTATGAATTTGTCTGTCGTTAAAGTCAAATGATACTTTTAAAGCTCTTTTTCTCACCCTGCGCCCCGTTCTGTTCAGATATCAATGAGTGCACCCATCACCCCGGCCGACTCTGCGCCCACAAGTGTGTGAACACAGAGGGGTCGTACCGATGTAGCTGTGCAACCGGCTTCAAGCTGGCCGATGGTGGCAGAGACTGCGAaggtaaacatttttgaaacaaactttggtccttttttttttttttttgggtcttTTACCAAACTGCCCCATGCTCTTGACGGCAGACATCAACGAGTGCGAGGACAAACCCTGCAGCCAGGAGTGCACCAATGTCTACGGCTCGTACCAGTGCTACTGTCACCGCGGTTACCAGCTGAACGACGTCGATGGGACAACGTGTGAAGGTGTCGTTGCTGCAGAGCAGATCAAAACGTTCTCGAGAACCGAAATTAGCTGTGTACATCTCCAGAAAACAGACGAAGATGCTTTATTTTGGGAAGAGTCCCAGGTGtcctaacatttatttatttatttgttgtctcCTCCTTCTCAGATATTGATGAATGCACGCTGCCAAACGTATGTTCTTACCTATGTGTCAACACGCCTGGTGATTTTAACTGCACCTGCCCCACCAGTGGTTACACACTCTCGTACGACGGACGTACCTGTCAGGGTAAGGGGGGTGAAGCATCTTAAAGCATCTTCAATGAGCATTTTAAAGGTATTATTAGACCAGAACTACTAGAAATGCTGCAGTGGGTTAATGGAGAATATCAGAGTAAGTGAGGAATCTCGTGGTTCACTCGAAGCAATTTTGAGCATCGCTGAAATTAATTGCTGTAATGGCCGGTAACATGAACTAACCATTATCTGCTGCGTGGGGTTCCAAGAGTTTTACTTTGATTAAGCGTCTTTGATGTTTGTCTTCCTTAGACATTGATGAATGTGCTGCAGGAACTCATTCTTGTTCTGCCAAGGAGGCCTGCTTTAACATCCAGGGAGGATTTCGCTGTCTGTTCTTTGAGTGTCCGCCGAACTTCCGGCGAGCAGGAAAGGGGTAAGAATTCAGAAGGTTGCTAAAGTCAGAAGATATTTGCCTGAGATCATCACACAACAAATAGAAAGTTTGAGCTTATGTTCTGTTCATTTTTCCAAAGCTTTTGTCTCTGAGTGATATCGCTTTAGATTTTCACAGCATTGCCAGCTTAGGACGGCTAGCAGGTGTTTGAGTCAATGCTTTTAGCCTGGTAGCTACCAATCACTAATATCAGAGCATCGACTTCGACACACTCACTACAGTGATTCCTTGCCTAGACGAAAGTGACACA is a window of Gambusia affinis linkage group LG23, SWU_Gaff_1.0, whole genome shotgun sequence DNA encoding:
- the LOC122826439 gene encoding fibulin-1-like, with translation MAREMVVLFSLYGLLMGIESKFTSVHECCEAGRAIALRKQDCAALPRFSSHICSIAKEHCCRALARKRACDTGVKVARGHGVCERPLFTGSDWETQISQSCCDCCTLGLKTDSMGFSCDFQELQLDKQCSNAAKACCEKPKDIAPSAGGQEELKVSISRPPDQPNACRELNCSQLCVGDGRCVCNDGFRLQRDGATCEDINECLADSHDCSAEQVCINTDGSFRCQLSCHPGFTITDGVICKDIDECALGSHNCGADYVCVNTPGSFYCDLKVACRDGFTRDASGNCVDIDECLLLTDPCQPGQRCVNAVGSFVCLGNAAVCPQGYHPTADGTRCDDVDECLVTSVCGSHACVNLDGSYRCECRAGYRLSNATGVCEDLNECKHYSRRLCGHICENTEGSYQCRCISGFRLAPDGRTCEDINECLTGRHSCASGQVCLNTEGSFHCQRETACNTGYKLMGSSCQDIDECALGRHDCGANSVCVNTAGSFFCQQKPACRDGFTLDAAGGCTDIDECSAHTSPCQPSQACVNTVGSHSCHTNAVTCPRGFHLSVNGTRCEDVNECMVGSKCAKHVCVNLEGLYRCQCRSGYMFNAVTKLCEDINECTHHPGRLCAHKCVNTEGSYRCSCATGFKLADGGRDCEDINECEDKPCSQECTNVYGSYQCYCHRGYQLNDVDGTTCEDIDECTLPNVCSYLCVNTPGDFNCTCPTSGYTLSYDGRTCQDIDECAAGTHSCSAKEACFNIQGGFRCLFFECPPNFRRAGKGSAGDASAVVRCVKACREHDGDCVRDPVHVITSTALSLPTLQRLKEPEEIVLLRTSAAAKQDLLPDEPDVLFDISADDELLSFDVVKRAQNGMVVGIIRQIKPVLGPKELILEVSMKYVQSGVVSQQNIVLIRVFISKFWF